From Algihabitans albus:
CAGCAAGCGGGCGCCCAGATCGGCCCGCCCGACGCGACCGCCGGCGTTGAGCCTCGGCCCGAGCAGGAAGCCGGCGTGGTAGGTTCCCGGCGGTCCATCCATCCGCGCCACCTCCGCCAAGGCCGCCAGCCCCGGATTGTCGCGCTGGCGCAGAACCTTGAGGCCCTGTGCGACGAAAGCGCGATTGAGGCCGGTCAGAGGCACCACGTCGCAAACCGTGCCGAGCGCCACCAGGTCGAGCAGATCCAGCAGCCGCGGTTCCGGCCGCTCGGCATACCACCCGGCCTCGCGCAGGGTGCGATTGACCGCAACCGCGAGCAGGAAGGTTACGCCCACAGCAGCCAACTGACCCAAACCGCTGACGTCGTCCAGCCGATTGGGGTTCACCACGGCGTAGGCCGGTGGCAAGGCCGGCTCCGCGACATGGTGGTCGCAGACGACGATATCGAGCCCCGCGTCCGCCGCCTGGGTCAGTGCAGCATGGGCCGTCGTGCCGCAGTCGACCGTCACGCAGACACCGACTCCTTCCGCCTTCAGACGAAGCAATGCGGGCGCATTGGGTCCATAGCCCTCGGAGAGGCGATCCGGAATATAGATCCGCGTGCGAATGCCGAGCGCCGCGAAGAAGCGCTGCAGCAAGGCCGAGGAGGTGGCGCCGTCCACGTCGTAATCGCCGAAGACGCCGATGGTCTCGCCCTTTTGAACCGCCACGGCCAGGCGTGCAGCGGCCTTGTCCATGTCGGCCAGACGCGAAGGGTCGGTCAGTTGGTCCCGCAGGGACGGTTCGAGATAGAGCCCGGCATACTCCAGATCGATATCGCGGTTGGCCAGCACGCGGGCCACGATCTCGGGAAGGTCCAGCCGTTGGGCCAGGGTCAGGGCCAGCCGGGCGTCGCCGCCCCGCTGCTCCCAGCGCTTACCGCTCAGAGAGTCGGATACGCCGAGCAGGCAGGCCCGGCCCGGGCCGGAGGTGCTTGCAACCAGGCCGCTGTCCGGAGCCATCGAATTTCCTACCTCTTCGCCGGTCTAGACGCCGAGACTGTCGTACCAGGTCTTACGCGAGAAGTTGTGATGCGCCTCGATGAAACGTACCGTGCCGGTGTTGGAGCGCATGATCATTGAATGGGTGCTGGCGCCGGCGTGGTAGCGGCGGACTCCCTTCAGCATGGAGCCGTCGGTGACCCCCGTCGCGGCGAACATCACGTCGCCGGAAGCCAGATCGAGAAGGTCGTACTTGCGATCGAAATCCTCGATCCCGATCCGGGTGGCGCGACCGCGCTCGTCGTCGTTGCGGAAGATCAGGCGCCCCTGAAACTGGCCGCCGATGCAGCGCAACGCGGCCGCCGCCAGCACGCCCTCCGGCGCACCGCCCTGGCCGACATAGAGATCGACGCCGGACTCCTGCTGGCTGGTCGCGATCACACCGGAGACGTCGCCGTCGCCGATCAACATGATCCGCGCACCCGCTTCGCGCACCCGGGCGATCGTTTCCTGGTGGCGCGGCCGGTCGAGAATGCAGACGACGAGGTCCTCGATCTCGACGTCCTTGGCCGCGGCCAAGGCCTTGAGGTTCTCCTCCGGAGTGGCATCCAGATCGACCACGCCCTTGGGCAGACCGCCGCCCACGGCGATCTTGTCCATGTAGACGTCGGGCGCGTTCAGGAAGCAGCCCTCCGCCGCCATGGCAATCACGGCCAGGGCGTTGGGACCGCCCTTGGCCGTAATGGTCGTGCCCTCGAGCGGATCCAACGCGATATCGGTCTTGGGACCGCCCTTACCGACCTCTTCGCCGATGAAGAGCATCGGCGCCTCGTCCCGCTCGCCCTCGCCGATCACGACCCGGCCTTCCATCGCCAGACTGTTCAGCGCCTCGCGCATCGCGTTGACGGCGGCCTGGTCGGCGCTCTTTTCGTCGCCGCGGCCCATCCATCGCGAGGCGGCCAGGGCAGCCGCTTCGGTGACGCGCACAGCCTCCAGGGCAAGGTTGCGGTCCATAAAGCTCATGGGAACGGTGGCTCCTGTGATTGCGTGGCCGCCGCGAAACCGCAAGCGGGCCCTGCGGCGGCGGCCCAAGGTGAGATGACAATCGTCCGTTTACGGTCGTCTTTTTTACAGACGCTTGTTTACAGGGATTCGATGCGGATGACTTGCGGGGTCTCCAGCGTAGTGGCTTGTGCGGAAATTTGTTTCAGCGCGCGGCGCAGCTTGGCCTCGACCGTTTCGTGGGTGGCAATGACCACCGGGACAGCCTCGTTCGGGGCGCGGCCGCGCTGCAGAAGCGCCTCGACGGAAATCTCCTCGTCGCGGAGAACATCTGCGATGCTCGCGATCACGCCCGGCCGATCCACCACCATCAGGCGGAGGTAGTAGGCCCCGATATGGTCGGCCATCGGCAGCGTCGGCAGCTGCTTCAAGCGCTTCGCCGGAACACCGAAGACGGGCAGACGCAGGCCGCGGGCGAGGTCGACGATATCGGCGACCACGGAAGAGGCCGTCGGCCCCGCTCCGGCACCACGGCCCTCGGCGACGATGCGGTCCACGAAGTCGCCCTGCGCCGCGACGGCGTTGAACACGCCGTCCACCTGCGCGAGCGGCGTCCCAGTGGCGATCATGCAAGGGTGAACGCGCTGCACCACGCCGCCGTCGCGCCGTTCGGCGATGCCCAGCAGCTTGATCCGATAGCCCAACTCCTCGGCATACTGCATGTCGAGCGCGGAGATGCTCCGGATCCCCTCGACGTGCAACGCGTCGAAATCCACCTGACAGCCGAAGGCCAGGGCCGTCAAGATCGCGAGCTTGTGGGCCGCATCGACGCCGTCGACATCGAAAGCCGGATCCGCCTCGGCATAGCCGAGGTCCTGGGCCTCGGCGAGCACGTCGCCGAACTCGCGGCCGGTCTCGCGCATGGTCGAGAGGATGTAGTTGCAAGTGCCGTTCAGAATGCCGTGGACTCTGTCGATGCGGTTGGCCGCAAGGCCTTCGCGCAGCAGCTTGATGACCGGGATTCCGCCGGCGACCGCGGCCTCATAGGCCAGGGCAACCCCCTTGTCTTCGGCCAGTCGGGCAAGCGCCGTCCCGTGGTGCGCGACCAGGGCCTTGTTGGCGGTCACCACCGAAGCACCGCGCGTCAGCGCCGTCTCCACCACGGCTTTGGCCACCCCTTCCGAGCCGCCGATCAGCTCCACCACCAGATCGACCTCGGGGTCCGCCGCCATGGCCACCGGATCGTCGAACCAGCGAAGCCTCGAGACGTCGAAGCCCCGGTCCTTCTGCCGGTCCCGCGCGGAGACGGCAGCGACCTGGATCGGCAGGCCGCAGCGCTCCGCGATCGTATCGCCATTGGCCGAGAGCAACCGCACGACTCCGCCACCGACCGTCCCGAGGCCGGCGACCCCGATCTTCAAGGCATTCGTCATCGCCCGTCGCTATACCCCGTTGCTATCCCAGTGCTTGTCGCGAATTGCCCGAACCCTGGTCCCGGCGGA
This genomic window contains:
- the glpX gene encoding class II fructose-bisphosphatase produces the protein MDRNLALEAVRVTEAAALAASRWMGRGDEKSADQAAVNAMREALNSLAMEGRVVIGEGERDEAPMLFIGEEVGKGGPKTDIALDPLEGTTITAKGGPNALAVIAMAAEGCFLNAPDVYMDKIAVGGGLPKGVVDLDATPEENLKALAAAKDVEIEDLVVCILDRPRHQETIARVREAGARIMLIGDGDVSGVIATSQQESGVDLYVGQGGAPEGVLAAAALRCIGGQFQGRLIFRNDDERGRATRIGIEDFDRKYDLLDLASGDVMFAATGVTDGSMLKGVRRYHAGASTHSMIMRSNTGTVRFIEAHHNFSRKTWYDSLGV
- the recJ gene encoding single-stranded-DNA-specific exonuclease RecJ, with the protein product MAPDSGLVASTSGPGRACLLGVSDSLSGKRWEQRGGDARLALTLAQRLDLPEIVARVLANRDIDLEYAGLYLEPSLRDQLTDPSRLADMDKAAARLAVAVQKGETIGVFGDYDVDGATSSALLQRFFAALGIRTRIYIPDRLSEGYGPNAPALLRLKAEGVGVCVTVDCGTTAHAALTQAADAGLDIVVCDHHVAEPALPPAYAVVNPNRLDDVSGLGQLAAVGVTFLLAVAVNRTLREAGWYAERPEPRLLDLLDLVALGTVCDVVPLTGLNRAFVAQGLKVLRQRDNPGLAALAEVARMDGPPGTYHAGFLLGPRLNAGGRVGRADLGARLLTCAQPSEAAALAAELDGFNRQRQEIERQVLDQAIEQVERSPRRDGLTLAAGHGWHPGVIGIVAGRLKERYDRPALVIALDDAGFGKGSARSVPKVDLGAAVIAARQEGLVIDGGGHAMAAGLTVAEAQVGALSDFLNERLARRMAETGWRPALGCDGVLAAGAANADLLAQLERCAPFGQGNPEPRFALSAVRAVDARPVGESHLRLRLQGAEGGSLKAICFRAFESDLGSALVQTRGRPLHFAGKLRADTWTGPDAVQFVVDDAAFA
- a CDS encoding homoserine dehydrogenase, encoding MTNALKIGVAGLGTVGGGVVRLLSANGDTIAERCGLPIQVAAVSARDRQKDRGFDVSRLRWFDDPVAMAADPEVDLVVELIGGSEGVAKAVVETALTRGASVVTANKALVAHHGTALARLAEDKGVALAYEAAVAGGIPVIKLLREGLAANRIDRVHGILNGTCNYILSTMRETGREFGDVLAEAQDLGYAEADPAFDVDGVDAAHKLAILTALAFGCQVDFDALHVEGIRSISALDMQYAEELGYRIKLLGIAERRDGGVVQRVHPCMIATGTPLAQVDGVFNAVAAQGDFVDRIVAEGRGAGAGPTASSVVADIVDLARGLRLPVFGVPAKRLKQLPTLPMADHIGAYYLRLMVVDRPGVIASIADVLRDEEISVEALLQRGRAPNEAVPVVIATHETVEAKLRRALKQISAQATTLETPQVIRIESL